Proteins encoded within one genomic window of Macadamia integrifolia cultivar HAES 741 unplaced genomic scaffold, SCU_Mint_v3 scaffold2139, whole genome shotgun sequence:
- the LOC122065885 gene encoding troponin C, skeletal muscle-like, producing the protein MEDICMASTAFYEKGGTELTVLAKFTFEGVDKDGNGKISRREFKRYLSNNGYNYNKKLFKKIDTDGNKSLDFEEFKVFFYLTRKEALKSWIYKDGNCDRLNKFIEKLANVSSIGSIATGCSVM; encoded by the exons atggaagataTATGTATGGCATCCACAGCATTTTATGAAAAAGGTGGAACTGAGCTAACGGTGTTAGCTAAATTCACGTTCGAGGGCGTAGATAAGGATGGAAATGGCAAGATAAGTAGAAGAGAATTTAAGAGGTACCTAAGTAATAACGGCTacaattataataaaaaattattcaaaaaaattgaTACGGATGGAAACAAGTCTCTAGATTTTGAGGAATTCAAGGTCTTCTTCTACCTCACTAGAAAGGAAGCGTTGAAGAGTTGGATCTACAAG gatgGCAATTGCGACAGGCTCAATAAATTTATAGAAAAGTTGGCAAATGTGTCGTCTATTGGATCAATCGCTACAGGCTGTAGTGTTATGTGA